The following nucleotide sequence is from Hylaeus volcanicus isolate JK05 chromosome 3, UHH_iyHylVolc1.0_haploid, whole genome shotgun sequence.
ttgcagcgTTCATCGACATGCCAGAGATCGTGGGACACATGAGACAAAATTACGAGAAGTGGAAAGAATATAGCGTAAAAATTTCTACTTCTTGCATTtcaatttagaatatattctaaataattactcATTAATTACTGTATTTTACAGGAAAAAGGTATATCAACCTTACAGGATATTGAAAAACTGCAACTGCTTCCCGAGATGCACATACATCGATTGACGTGACACATAAAGTTGTCCCTCCGCCAGTTTTTCGTTCACCCCTACTGGTTTCCGCTGCGAGTTGTGcaacaatttgtaaaatatttgtaatatttaagaatagaTTAATATGATCCGTTGAACGCttgtaaattctttttttagaaaatacatgttcatgtaattttcatttacgttCATAGATCTCGTTCCATTCGCTAGTCCACCTATTCGCtaggtttaattttaaactcgTGACGCCGCGGGATGCAATGGCCAGTCATATAAATGTATTGTTCGCTCAGTTCTTTCCTTGAATGTCAACATAGAGAATTATTAGATACTTCGTCCATACATGCCACCTTCAGCATTTTAAAAACCTTTTGCTTGGCTCATCGAGTTAAATGATTCATCTGTTATGCTACCAAgctgaattttaattcaggtttttccatttaaaatttgtttaatacttAACATTAATACCATCTGTTCTCTCCAAGGAAGGGCTGGTTTTACTTTCGAATTGAAAAGAACTCTTTATATCGGATATTCACTTTATTGTTTCTCAGCCAATAAAAGATTCGAATACTAATCGCTAGGTGTTGCAAAATGTTACAGTATAAAATAAGATGTAATACGTATTTCCGGATCGGCAAACATTTTccatatataatttttataaatgtttcagtGAACGACGCACACTTATACAGTTACATAGTCTGcttttatatatgtgtatatatatgatGCCTACACGAGGAAAACATAATTCGTTTTAGTACTGCCTTAGTTTAAGCGTCAAATATGCTTACGCATTATGGTTCTTTAAGATCTAGCAATAGTTTTCGTTATTGTAACGTAAAGAACGTAGCAAAACGTAGCGCAATCGGTGAAAGCCACTTGTAAATGTTACAAGAATCAATATAAACTTGTTACTAAGTCACAAAGTACAAGGAATTATACAAACACTATTTCACAATATATACgcttgtatatatatgtacatgtaaagCACACGCAGAGATTAGATCTTAAAAAGTATTTCCTTTCTCCATTCCGGTATACGAATAATTGAAGTTGTTTTATCCAGTATCAAAGAGACACGTAGTTTCCAATCTAATAGGCAATAGAGACACAGCTTTTTTGCATATTTCCGTGACaacagataaataaatattaggatTTATCGATTAATGTGCGTTTGGTCGATTGCGCCATAACGTTACCTAATCGTTATTAATCATATTAATCCTATTATTATCACTATATAATGCCGCACAATGTAACTTATCTCGAGATGCTGAATCAacttaaaaagtaaattatatacatacacctTACCCGCTACAAGCGCTCACGTATGTAAGTATCGatcttttaatcatttttattcttcgttcCGGTAGAAGAGACTTTGTTGCTTTCGATTATAGTTGGGGTACCGATATTTGCTTTTCTTTTGTGTTACAATGCGTAGGTATTAGTAATAACGtcatatattataaaggaatttttaaatgcacaattttcatattaatcTTGTTATGTATTACTCGCACTTGTCGCTAAGTATTCGCCAAATAACACGTATCCTAGTGAGTAACATGCAACGATATGGTATAATAAAGTATcgtaaataatcaataatcgattaaaacataaattctaattgaagttgttatttttttttttatttttttttttttggcgaTGAGAATTGACTAGCTCAAAactcatcattttttttcttttcattttttcttacgTAATTTTCCTTACGAAAACAAACGTTTGTTATTATCCTCGctttatgtatatttcatatcGTAATGTAACGcgcatatatatgtatatatacgttCAAATATTAGACACTCTTCGTTAAAAGTAGACACATTTCAACTgtaaaatcgaataaagttACGGTTGCAAGATTACGCATATCACGTGTATTACggaaagataataaaaatcgcGTGGTCAAAGGTTACGATGGAAGAAAGGTCGACGAGCTTTTTATACTGGGTGGTTAACGTGCATAATGCGAGCAGACATCGAGAACTTTTATAATAGCTTAAAGCTAGGCACAAAGTGCTGCTAACAGCTCGATTTTagttcgataaaaaataagtagGCAAAGTGATCCGTTCGGTATTTAATTATCGCGTGTTTAGTATTTCAATCAACACGTACACCCGCCACGTTAGTCAAAGACAAGCTACTCGTAGCAGATAGATCCGAAACTCCTCCTACGATAGCGGAGGACGTGCAAATTGATTGTAGCAGCAATCGCGTGGTGCACGTAAGGTTGACAttgcgaaacgatcgatcagTATGCGTTAGAATCACCCTTTTCGTCTATTACTCTTTGCTCTTTGCTCTTGCCTCGATGGAAGCGGGAAAAGATCCGAacggaaaatatttcgaaaaactGCACGGTATTTCCTGGATTTAGCAATGCTACGACGCCTCCACGAATTCGTAACACTAACAGAAGTGTCTCAGAGTGCCAAAATTACCGAAGACTGAATCACGTTTGGTACTCACGAGAACCCCTGCCCTCCCGGTGCCTTTAACATCCATAGGGTGTATTTTAAGATGAAAACTCAGTGTGTACGTCACGTAAAGACCGTGGGAGTATCGGAATCGGGACGCCTATTTAAGACTCCCTCGACTCCGCGACCGAAGCAGATAGTTGAATTCCTCGTTGTACCGGTTCTACCCGTTTCAACGGACAGAAAATCGGAGTGTCGTCTCTCGAGTTACCAACCGAATCAACGTTCCCAAAAACAATCACGGTAGTACTCTGTTGGTGATGTGTAGTCGCGATCGGGGGGGGTGTTCTTGCTTTCGTCTGACTAAAGAAACGTATAAACAACGCTTTCAGCGAAGTAGTAACCTAAATATAGTGAGAATCCTAAACGATACTTAAAGACTAGTATACATCTACCACGATTTACATGTAATCCAAGTGTCCGTGCGTCCGTTACTAAACTCCAAAGGAGGTCGAATCCTTATTAACCCTAAAAGACGGTATGTCGTGTCCTAAACGTATCTTTTTCTCATCACCTCTCCAAAATCGATCATCCCTGTGCGAAGAGATGGTTTTCAACGCAGAGTGCAATCTCCAAAATGACTGATTTCATAACCATCACCTATCACACCTATACGATATGTTTCCCCTCGCTAAGCTCTAACAAAGTTTTCCCCACCGATATTATCAATGATACGTCTTATCCATAGTTACTAATATCAAACAATTTAGAGCAAACTAACCTATTCGTTAAATACGTCGAAAAGCATTGATTTTTAACAGCTAAGTCTACCCGTTACGATACCATACGAAGCGTTCAACAACTTCCATCTTTGTTTTTaccgtttctttttaaactctGGATGTCGTTCGAGTTTATCATTTATGGCAACTAGAGTATCTTAATGGTCAGACTCTGTACGATCTAAAAACTTGTCTTCTCAGTGTTCTTCGAcctattttcgaaataacaaataatagtAATGTATACCTGGTCTTATGTTATGCCCTCTAGCAACCTTCGCGATTCTGCTATTCCGCTAATGATTAAAATGTCTTATACCGTGTGCTCCTGTCACTAAACCTAGCTCCTACACGTAACCCTAAAAGATAACGCGGACTTTAATGCTGTGCATCCGATGGAGATGCATcgttttgtttactttaacaCGTCAAAAGTGGTTTAGTGGTCTAGCGTAGTCGACTAGTTCGTTCCCGGTACACGTTGtcgctaaaattttgttccgcTATTAGCCGGATGTGTTAGGCTCGTTAATCTTCGTATAGCGTTTAAATGACCGATTAAACAtaaactaacaaaaaaaaagtgcgaCCAATACTGTCTTCAGCTTATGaagtcgttttttttttatgcgatACATTTAACGAATCGAACGTGTATTACCAGAGCAACGTGTTTCCTTGGAATCTGCTGTCGACTGGTCTCCTAATCGTCTATTTAAGTATGAGTTATGCATATATGTTTATGACCAGCGCGCTCGTAAAACGCGGAAACAAGTAATTCTTTTGGAATCAATATTCCTATGTGTACATTATGTGATTACATCAAGAATTTTTAGCGGTGTCCAGCAGTTTTTCGTATCGATAATTTCGTGTTCTTGAGAATTACGAAACATCGGTTATTCTCAACTCACGAGAAAAATCCTAGAAAGGAAGAATTTCGATCGTATTATATTTTAGCGAATTTGATGCTCGTTACACGAAATAGAATTACAAGATCGCGTCTGCCGCGATAACGGCAAACGAGCGAGTAACGGGCGTTTAAAGCTGAACAAATCTTCAATCGCGATATTTCGTCACACGCGTTTTATCTTTGTCTCGAACAGTCATTGTACCTCTTTCCTTCGCATTCCACGTTTCCGAGACGAAAAGCAAGAACGTTTTCCCAGAGtcagagtttttttttatttatgggaGTCCACAGATGCCTGTGGTACCTTTGATATATCGCGACTGGTGGGACGACTTCGATCGACCGGTGTCCAGATTGACGGACCAACACTTCGCCAGAGGACTAGACCGAGACGACCTGGTGTCAAGGTTCTACGACCTTAGCCTAGACAGGCCTTTGCGGTCCATTCTTGGCAGCAGGTACTACCGTTCGTGGAGGAACGATGTACGTCAGCACTCGAGCGGATCTAGCACGGTTCAATTCGACAACAAAGACAACTTCCAGGTTAGCGACTCGATCCTTTCTACGAGCAAACTGTGCGATATTGAACCGAGGGGATGATTATCACTCGATCTCGGAGCGAGTTCGAAACTTGCGAGGCCCTCGAAGTGATGTTCATGTGTTTACGAAGATCCAGGGATCTACAAATAGATCCTTTCGAAATTGGTCTTTCGTTATTTCGATAACTGGGAGAATTAATTGCGTGCTTAGAGAATCGCGAGCCATATCCATAGTTATCACTCGACGGTACGCACCTACACCTATTGCCGGAGGCAACGGGTATGGTTGCGATTTACCTTCTCAGTCGAGTGGTAACTATGGATATGGGTCAAAATATGATAGATCGAAAGGCTACGGCCGCTGATAAGCTGTTACTATATGACTTGTAAGTAATAAACTCTAAAACTGTTCGATAAGtcgaattttattaacgaaggttactttttttttagatttttttattaatttgaatggCACGCGATCTCAAATGTTTCAAGTCGGTTTATGTGTCGTTACTTCAACCAGTTTGCTGCGTGTAAGAAGTGATGGAATATCCGCTCGTGGGTAAATTCAATCTTTTTTCGATACGAGGGCTAATAAGCAAGCGATATATGCGACAACTGTTGAACGATTATCTCTGAAAGTTGTCGAGTGGCAATGAGATTTTAtgtagaattatttctttcgagGAGAGATATAGCATGGTTCGATCTCTATGTGTACACCCTGCATGTTTACAGtcggaattttgtatttaatttgaaaatatcaaagacGACCTCAGGTCGACAAGAGCTTCGAGATTATCGTTAACATAAATCGTCACGATTTCTCGAATTCTTTGGATTTGTTCATCCAAGACTTATCGCTAGCGATACATCAAAGATAGTAGTGAATAGTGTAAAAAGGTCGACTGCTACGGAGAACGATGTTCCGTTATGTTCTTAAAGTCCCGAACTTGTGCAACGGGAATCCCCCACAAATGAGTATTGAACGTGTATTAATTGTGCGTCAGTTCGGTATAGAACCGAACGATGAGGCCAGAAATTAGCATTAAAGCAAAGACAAAAAATCGATCGTATTTTTTCCAATTGGTGAAAGTTCAAACTCCATCGTCGCGATTATTCTCTTCCTGGGATCAACCAAATTTGTTTAAGAGTACAGGTTACTTCTCatgatatttctttaaatctgGAGGAAGCTTCTAACGCGATTTCAAACGTCACTTCAAGCTGCATCTGCGTTATTTCGTCGTTCATAAATTAGTAATTCAATATCGTCCTTATACGTAGCACCACGAAGTTCACAACGGCTATCCCATAACTTTCAGCAACGGAAAGTCATGGGATAGCCGTTGTTATTCTTACCGGACGTTTGTAGAGACTACAGTAAAATTAGTTCTGGATGTACGAATTAAAACAGAAGCTTAGGTTTTATTAGACGATTATTGCTTAAGGAAGTACCGCTAATGCAAATTATGAAATTCGAGTATATTAAAAGGAATGTTACGTGTCACGAGTCGAAGGAGAgtttaaacgaaagaaacgatttttgtaaaatcaaCTGAGAAAAAGAACTATCGCGAAAGAAGCAAGCGTCcaaaatcaatttaaagaaaaaggcACTCTTCCCCTGCTCTTCtttagaaaaaagaagaaaacgttcGAATGTTCGGATATCGTGTCTCTTTGACTACGTGTCTATGTTATACTTGAAGCTGAATAAAACTAGAGCATACTTTAATCTCTTTTGCGTTACGCACAGCCACACGCACACAACCCCTATACTTAAGTCTACGCCGATAATACGGGTACGCTTAAATTGTAACTTAGTAACTCGATAGTAATTTCAACTTATGGATTAACGTGTATGTATATCAGCCACGAATCGATTGTGTATAATATTCAGAAAGCTACGAAATACTTTTCTTAACTCGTGAACGTTAATAACTttgctttttgaattttcggTACGAGGAGCAGTATATGTTTGccattattttacaaattagcAGTTAGCAAAACTTAGGCTGAGAGAATCTAAAGTGAATCTTTTCCTTTAATTAGTATTTTGCTCGGATTCGTAAAAATCTTTTGAGGTTTATGgttatacaaaaagaaaaaagaaaaagaaaaaagaaaaaaaatggcgcATTCGCAAGAAGGATTTACaaaaagaacaagaagaacCGAGTGATAAAAAAAGACTTAGTTACCGCAACGGCGAATCAGAACCAATGTCAACGCAACGTtcaaaacattaatattaataaaatattaattttcaaagtaataattttcaaaggaCGCAGCTAACGAAACAAACGAGGAAACTGGAACACCAGAAGGCCCGAAAAccgatttctatttttgccGCTACCACCGCTACTTCTGATTTTTGTCGGCATTTTTTTCG
It contains:
- the LOC128873631 gene encoding protein lethal(2)essential for life-like, whose translation is MPVVPLIYRDWWDDFDRPVSRLTDQHFARGLDRDDLVSRFYDLSLDRPLRSILGSRYYRSWRNDVRQHSSGSSTVQFDNKDNFQVSDSILSTSKLCDIEPRVETPSAAERIIEIVKTGKPARKSIKIETTTEQD